The stretch of DNA TAGAACTATCGATTACACTTCCCAGCTGTGCTACGAAGTTAATTTGTCCTCTGTTCGCCTTCCAGTACGCATATTGCAATGTAGGAGCAGTATATAGTTGGCTTTTTGGACAGAATACCTCCCATTAGGGTGCCCCCACCTACCGATATGTATAAGGACCTGGGATGACAGTAGATCACGACAGTTAACTTGAACAAAACTCTTATTTCATCATGAGACGACTAATACAACTAGCGACTTTATTTTTGACCATCCTATTGGTGGCGGCTTGTGGCGATGACGGCCATGGCCCGACCAATGGCAACAATAACAATAGTGGCGAGCCCACCACCGGGGCGGTGGAAGTGGCTACTAACAGCACCGGCGACGATATTGACGGCGACGGCTACACCGTCACTGCCGGTGGGGCCAGCCAAAGCGTGTCCTCCTCGGGCACCGTAATCTTGGCCGGCCTCTCCGAAGGGGACGTGGATGCCAAACTAACCGGTATTGCCGGCAACTGCTCGGTCAACGGCAGTAATCCCCAAACGGTGACCATTACCGCCGGGGATACCACCTCTACCTCCTTCGACGTGGAGTGCCAGACCGTGACCACCACAGGGGCGGTAGAAGTCACCAGCAGCAGCACCGGTGACGACATTGACGGCGACGGCTATACTGTCAATGCGGGCGGGACCAGCAAGAGCGTGTCTTCGTCGGGCAGCGTGATCCTGGCCGGCCTCTCCGAAGGCAACGTGGATACCGAGCTGTCCGGGGTCGCCGGCAACTGCTCAGTCAACGGCAGTAACCCCCAAACGGTGACCATTACCGCCGGGGATACCACCTCTACCTCCTTCGACGTGGAGTGCCAGACCGTGGCCGACGGCCAGATTGTCTTTAGCAGCGACCGCGACGGTGATTTTGAAGTTTACCTGATGAATACCGACGGCTCCTCACCGACGAAACTGA from Fodinibius salinus encodes:
- a CDS encoding LpqB family beta-propeller domain-containing protein; this encodes MRRLIQLATLFLTILLVAACGDDGHGPTNGNNNNSGEPTTGAVEVATNSTGDDIDGDGYTVTAGGASQSVSSSGTVILAGLSEGDVDAKLTGIAGNCSVNGSNPQTVTITAGDTTSTSFDVECQTVTTTGAVEVTSSSTGDDIDGDGYTVNAGGTSKSVSSSGSVILAGLSEGNVDTELSGVAGNCSVNGSNPQTVTITAGDTTSTSFDVECQTVADGQIVFSSDRDGDFEVYLMNTDGSSPTKLTDEPAADIAGAISPDGTRIAFVSRRNGTNHLYVMDADGSNIQQLTSTGADVIRSAGPSWSPDGSKIAFVDYRSGNTEIYTIGADGNGEQRLTNDSAGDSWPHWSPDGSKIVYANNRSGNLELYTMNPDGSGEQRLTNSSANDQHPRWSPDGSKIAFVNNRSGSTEIYTMNPDGSGEQRLTNYIGPDFYPSWSPDGSELIFDTYRNGTDEIYKINADGSGTPTNLTTHSANDQIPYWSPVE